Proteins encoded in a region of the Candidatus Acidiferrales bacterium genome:
- a CDS encoding kelch repeat-containing protein, with amino-acid sequence MAAPRAGHTATTLPDGQVLMAGGMERNGVFLASCELYEPASGRFSPAAGMLTRRVSHTATLLPNGQLLIGGGLEGRYREHGQWKGRAVASAELYDHSTGTFTPAGPMTTSRSSHAAVLLPDGKVLIAGGSDGERNLASAELFDPVTGRFTATGPMSTARIPHVMVLLKDGKVLVAGGTGPDGRVLASAEVYDPLSRRFTPVGSMSTARHKHAAAVLPDGRVLILGGSDERDWRGQKNTAELCDPTTARFHMAGRMNAARFKFHSTVLVLKNGKVLIAGGAERVEVYDPATGSFLLADGGLAKARYFAAAALLPNGSVVITGGYGNTDEATTAAWIYRP; translated from the coding sequence ATGGCTGCGCCTCGTGCTGGGCATACCGCAACGACATTGCCCGATGGACAAGTCCTGATGGCTGGAGGCATGGAGCGCAACGGGGTTTTCCTCGCGAGTTGCGAACTCTACGAACCTGCCTCGGGCCGATTTAGTCCTGCTGCGGGCATGTTGACCCGGCGCGTAAGCCACACGGCTACGCTTCTTCCCAACGGCCAGCTCCTCATCGGCGGGGGTCTCGAGGGTCGCTACAGGGAGCACGGGCAGTGGAAGGGGCGGGCGGTGGCGAGCGCTGAACTCTACGACCACTCGACCGGAACCTTTACTCCCGCAGGGCCCATGACCACGTCGCGCAGCTCCCACGCTGCCGTTCTGCTGCCCGATGGCAAGGTTCTGATTGCCGGAGGCTCGGATGGTGAGCGCAATCTCGCGAGCGCAGAACTCTTTGATCCGGTGACAGGAAGATTCACCGCTACCGGCCCCATGTCCACCGCCCGCATTCCCCACGTGATGGTCCTTTTGAAAGACGGCAAAGTTTTGGTTGCGGGCGGGACCGGCCCGGATGGCCGCGTCCTGGCGAGCGCCGAGGTGTACGATCCCCTGAGCAGGCGGTTTACGCCCGTCGGCAGCATGAGCACCGCCCGGCACAAGCACGCCGCCGCCGTGCTGCCGGATGGTCGCGTGCTCATCCTCGGCGGTTCCGACGAACGCGACTGGCGCGGGCAAAAGAACACCGCCGAACTTTGCGATCCAACTACGGCTCGCTTCCACATGGCTGGCAGGATGAACGCTGCGCGATTCAAGTTTCACTCGACCGTTCTCGTTTTGAAAAACGGGAAGGTGCTCATTGCCGGTGGAGCTGAGCGCGTTGAGGTGTACGACCCGGCCACCGGCAGCTTCCTTTTGGCCGACGGCGGCCTGGCCAAGGCACGCTACTTCGCGGCAGCGGCGCTGCTGCCGAATGGCAGCGTCGTGATCACTGGGGGTTACGGAAACACGGACGAGGCCACTACCGCCG
- a CDS encoding transposase: protein MLKRMKTAAYQLSQKLRKKAEQLFGWMKQPGGVRKVRHVGRWKIQQVAYLWAAAYNLLRLVNLEALGAAE from the coding sequence ATGTTGAAACGCATGAAGACCGCGGCCTATCAGCTCAGTCAGAAGCTCCGCAAGAAAGCCGAGCAACTCTTCGGCTGGATGAAACAACCGGGCGGAGTGCGCAAAGTGCGTCACGTGGGCCGCTGGAAGATCCAGCAAGTGGCGTACCTGTGGGCGGCGGCCTACAACCTGCTGCGGCTGGTGAACCTGGAAGCGCTGGGTGCCGCTGAATAG
- a CDS encoding ParB/RepB/Spo0J family partition protein: MSRKAGLPITIKMRHDAHYVEALTSYSGAAVGRMIPVEKIRPNPNQPRKALGELRELAESIREKGVLEPLLVRYTPGDDIYIIISGERRYHAARSAGLLELPCIEKIADDAETLELALVENLQRKDLTAFEEAEGLHQLASGFDYTHEEIARRIGKSRPSVTETLTLREIPEPIRRLCTEKGVVSKSMLLQVARQSNERKMAELVQRFAHGGFTREEARAERRADKEGRPKPFVFAFKPPDEQYSLRIQFRKSQVSRQELIATLRAILESLERG; the protein is encoded by the coding sequence GTGTCTAGAAAAGCCGGCCTTCCCATCACCATCAAGATGCGTCACGACGCCCACTACGTGGAGGCGCTGACGTCATACAGCGGCGCCGCGGTGGGGCGCATGATCCCGGTGGAGAAGATTCGCCCCAATCCCAATCAACCGCGCAAGGCGCTTGGGGAGTTGCGCGAGCTGGCTGAGTCGATCCGGGAAAAGGGTGTGCTTGAGCCGCTGCTGGTGCGCTACACGCCCGGCGATGACATCTACATCATCATCTCCGGCGAACGTCGCTATCACGCGGCTCGTTCGGCCGGCCTGCTTGAACTACCCTGTATTGAAAAGATTGCTGACGACGCGGAAACGCTGGAGCTGGCGCTGGTGGAAAATCTTCAGCGGAAAGATTTGACGGCGTTTGAAGAGGCTGAGGGGCTGCATCAACTGGCGAGCGGTTTCGACTACACCCATGAGGAAATAGCGAGGAGGATCGGCAAGTCGCGGCCGTCGGTGACGGAGACCTTGACGTTGCGCGAGATTCCCGAGCCCATTCGAAGGCTTTGCACGGAGAAAGGGGTTGTGAGCAAGTCGATGCTCCTTCAGGTGGCCCGCCAGTCAAATGAAAGGAAAATGGCCGAGCTGGTCCAGCGCTTTGCTCACGGGGGGTTTACCCGCGAGGAAGCCCGCGCCGAGCGGCGCGCCGACAAAGAGGGCCGGCCGAAGCCGTTCGTGTTTGCCTTCAAACCGCCGGATGAGCAATACAGCCTTCGCATCCAGTTTCGCAAATCGCAAGTCTCCAGACAGGAATTGATTGCCACGCTGCGAGCCATCCTGGAGTCTCTCGAGCGCGGCTGA